In one window of Candidatus Binatia bacterium DNA:
- a CDS encoding glutathione S-transferase family protein, which translates to MKIALYYAPNTCALAPYVTLTEAGADFEVRALNYRKREHFTPEYLKINPKHKVPTLVVDGRILTENVAIHQWVHRTFPDAKILPSDPWDELKAVSLHAWCASGIHPFLSRINNPPKVCDGAADSVIKLATEGLFENFGIADEMLAGRQYFFDHFTAPDAHFFWCCRRATQLEVDISGFPNVAAHFKRMQERPSVKKLLGFEKEVQEGFANTA; encoded by the coding sequence ATGAAAATCGCTCTTTACTACGCCCCCAACACCTGCGCGCTCGCGCCCTATGTCACCTTGACCGAAGCGGGCGCCGATTTCGAGGTCCGGGCGCTCAACTACCGCAAGCGGGAGCATTTCACGCCCGAGTATCTGAAAATCAACCCGAAGCACAAGGTGCCGACGTTGGTGGTCGACGGCAGGATACTGACCGAGAACGTCGCCATTCATCAATGGGTCCATCGGACCTTCCCCGACGCGAAGATCCTGCCCAGCGATCCGTGGGACGAGTTGAAGGCGGTCTCGCTACACGCCTGGTGTGCCAGCGGCATCCACCCCTTTCTGAGCCGGATCAACAACCCGCCCAAGGTCTGCGACGGCGCGGCCGACAGCGTGATCAAGCTCGCGACGGAAGGTCTGTTCGAGAATTTCGGCATCGCCGACGAGATGCTGGCCGGGCGCCAGTACTTCTTCGACCATTTCACCGCCCCGGACGCCCATTTCTTCTGGTGCTGCCGCCGCGCCACCCAGTTGGAGGTGGACATTTCGGGCTTTCCCAACGTCGCGGCGCATTTCAAGCGCATGCAGGAGCGCCCGAGCGTCAAGAAGCTGCTCGGCTTCGAGAAAGAAGTGCAGGAAGGGTTTGCCAACACGGCCTAG
- a CDS encoding RNA-binding protein, which translates to MGNKLYVGGLPYSVTEGRLQELFTEHGTVQSANVISDKFTGQSRGFGFVEMSSGDEAQKAISALNGTQLDGRTLVVNEAKPMQKRDGGGGGGGRGGNRGGGRDRW; encoded by the coding sequence ATGGGTAATAAATTATATGTCGGTGGTTTGCCTTATTCCGTAACGGAAGGGCGTTTACAGGAACTTTTCACGGAGCACGGCACGGTACAGTCCGCGAACGTGATCTCGGATAAGTTCACGGGTCAATCCCGCGGTTTCGGCTTTGTCGAGATGTCGTCGGGCGACGAGGCCCAAAAGGCGATCTCGGCGCTGAACGGCACGCAATTGGACGGCCGTACTTTGGTGGTGAACGAGGCCAAGCCGATGCAGAAGCGCGACGGCGGCGGGGGGGGCGGTGGACGCGGCGGGAACAGGGGCGGCGGACGCGATCGCTGGTAG